The window TGCCGCCGCCTCCGATCCGGAAGCCAAACGGCGGGAACTGGAAGAAACACTGTCTCAAAGTCAATCACCCTTTCCCCGCGCTGAAGGATTTTCGGTTCATGAGTTGATAGACCCCCGTGAGAGCCGCCCGCGCTTGTGTGACTGGATAAATTGGGCCCGCCCCGCCATGGAAACCCAAACGGAACCGTTTCAGGTGACCATGAGGCCTTAGAAAGAAACTCCGCCTATGACATGGAAATCCGACCTTGAAGAGATCAAAAAACGCCGTGACCTAGCATACAAAATGGGGGGTGAGGAAAAAGTTACCCGTCAGCATAATACAGGACGGCTAACGGTACGGGAACGCATTGATCGCCTTCTTGATGCGGGTAGTTTTCATGAAATTGGTGTTCTTGCCGGACGCGCTCTTTATGACGAGCAAGGTGATGTATCTGAGTTCACCCCTGCTAATTTTGTTATGGGGCGGGGCCGTATAGAAGACCGCCCTGTTGTGGTGGGAGGTGATGATTTCACCGTACGTGGGGGTGCAGCAGATGCAGCGATTGCTCAAAAACAAATTATGGGAGAGCAGTTCGCTAGTGAATACCGGCTGCCTCTTGTGCGTCTTATAGAAGGCACCGGAGGCGGTGGATCCGTTAAATCCCTTGATATGGATGCCCGTACGTATGTGCCGGCAAACCCGGGCTGGCAATGGGTGGTGGAGAATATGTCCACCGTACCGGTGGTCTCTCTGGCTTTGGGACCGGTTGCCGGATTGGGAGCGGCCCGAACCGTCACCAGCCATCTGGCAGTGATGGTGGAAGGGGTATCACAATTATTTGTTGCGGGGCCACCGGTGGTGAACAGGCTTGGTGAATCGGTTACCAAGGAAGAACTAGGAGGTGCCGATATTCACGCCCGCAATGGGGCCATTGATCTTGTTGTGGCCAGTGAAGAAGAAGCCTTTGAGGCTACCCGTCGGTTTTTGTCTTACCTGCCGTCATCGGTGTATGACCTGCCGCCGCACGCACCTTGCCATGATCCTGTTGACCGACGCGATGAGGCGCTGTTGTCTATTGTACCCCGAAATCGGCGTCAGGTTTACAAAATGCGCACCATTATAGAGGCAGTGGTAGATAAAGACTCATTTATGGAGATGGGCCGAATGTGGGGACGGTCATTGATTACGGGTCTGGCGCGGTTGGACGGCTGGCCAGTAGCGGTAATGGCTGGAGACCCCTATCATTATGGCGGCGGCTGGACAGCGGAAGTTTCACAAAAAGCAACCCGCTTTACAGACATAGCAGAAACATTTCATTTGCCGGTTGTTCATCTGGTAGACAATCCGGGGTTTGTTATCGGTTCAGAGTCAGAAAAAGCCGCTACAATTCGCCATGGCGCACGAGCGCTGGCATCGGTCTATCAAGCTAGCGTGCCATGGTGTTCTATACTTATT of the Parvularculales bacterium genome contains:
- a CDS encoding carboxyl transferase domain-containing protein, which produces MTWKSDLEEIKKRRDLAYKMGGEEKVTRQHNTGRLTVRERIDRLLDAGSFHEIGVLAGRALYDEQGDVSEFTPANFVMGRGRIEDRPVVVGGDDFTVRGGAADAAIAQKQIMGEQFASEYRLPLVRLIEGTGGGGSVKSLDMDARTYVPANPGWQWVVENMSTVPVVSLALGPVAGLGAARTVTSHLAVMVEGVSQLFVAGPPVVNRLGESVTKEELGGADIHARNGAIDLVVASEEEAFEATRRFLSYLPSSVYDLPPHAPCHDPVDRRDEALLSIVPRNRRQVYKMRTIIEAVVDKDSFMEMGRMWGRSLITGLARLDGWPVAVMAGDPYHYGGGWTAEVSQKATRFTDIAETFHLPVVHLVDNPGFVIGSESEKAATIRHGARALASVYQASVPWCSILIRKVFGVAGAAHMNAARVHYRYAWPSGDWGSLPMEGGIEAAYKSQIEEADDPDALIKEIEERMNQVRSPFRTAEAFMVEDIIDPRDTRRLLCEFANLAAPLRTPGKSAHGMRP